From the Bacteroidota bacterium genome, one window contains:
- a CDS encoding T9SS type A sorting domain-containing protein produces MKQNFILSVIATVFFILAAICFSSGISKAQSLTYSQVTSSGLSAVTFEMGYTEIELGDVDGDGDLDIVSIGDHGSPNINATESGVMVWKNNGTGTSWSLTKTGSFGYGGIALGDVNNDGKMDIGYAMHHNYSGNDFGDQLIEVALGNGTGNSWTPYDDSLATNGETYGMFGIDFADVNNDGLLDLASNSFGCCSGIHIYKNNGNGTWTQTDGANAGNSHEWVKFGDFNNDGNVDLATANELGVLWSNNGAGFFTSMENGYLGDYWAEFDIADVNNDGAKDFGVVSSAGDAKVYYYDKSQNKWISISNGLPQSNCIGISLNDMDMDGNTDVILWNAGSVVIYKGDGFGNWTQAGSFAIPETQLASFRTGDLDHDGYPDIVYMAKTSASNSKNMLRVYLHTVANPTLTILPVNPKGFECFSPNSVQFLNWQSSVPSGPNATVTIEFSSAGNSGPWTNVASNLPNNGTYQWTVPAVSSSNCFLKFTITNGSNTQTVITANAFGIGTCTNPPPTGVEESLNVNSFDVYPNPMCSQGYAHFQLEKSSDVKINITDVLGKEISVLVNEALSAGSYNPEIPVENLESGIYFCNMNAGGTTLVKKIVVVK; encoded by the coding sequence ATGAAACAAAATTTTATTCTTTCAGTCATCGCCACTGTTTTTTTCATCCTGGCGGCAATTTGTTTTTCTTCCGGCATTTCAAAAGCGCAATCACTTACTTACTCGCAGGTAACAAGCAGCGGGCTTTCGGCTGTAACTTTTGAAATGGGCTACACCGAAATTGAACTCGGAGATGTGGATGGCGATGGCGACCTTGACATTGTTTCCATTGGTGACCATGGAAGCCCGAACATAAACGCAACCGAAAGCGGTGTGATGGTTTGGAAAAATAACGGAACCGGAACTTCATGGTCGCTCACAAAAACCGGAAGTTTCGGATACGGAGGTATTGCGCTCGGTGATGTGAACAATGACGGCAAGATGGATATCGGTTATGCGATGCATCACAATTATTCGGGAAATGATTTTGGCGACCAGTTGATTGAAGTCGCGCTCGGAAATGGAACAGGAAATTCATGGACTCCGTATGATGATTCTCTCGCAACGAACGGAGAAACGTATGGAATGTTCGGAATTGATTTTGCCGATGTGAACAACGATGGCTTGCTCGACCTCGCATCTAATTCGTTCGGCTGCTGTTCGGGCATACATATATATAAGAACAACGGAAACGGAACCTGGACGCAAACCGATGGCGCAAACGCAGGCAATTCTCACGAGTGGGTGAAGTTTGGTGATTTCAATAACGATGGCAATGTGGATTTGGCAACAGCGAATGAACTCGGAGTGTTGTGGAGCAACAACGGTGCAGGATTTTTTACTTCGATGGAAAACGGCTACCTCGGTGATTACTGGGCGGAGTTTGATATTGCCGATGTGAACAACGATGGCGCGAAAGATTTCGGAGTAGTGAGCAGTGCCGGTGATGCTAAAGTTTATTACTACGATAAATCACAAAACAAATGGATAAGCATTTCAAACGGGCTTCCGCAAAGCAACTGCATCGGAATTTCTTTGAACGATATGGACATGGATGGAAACACAGATGTGATTTTATGGAATGCGGGTTCTGTTGTAATATATAAAGGAGATGGATTCGGGAACTGGACGCAGGCAGGTTCATTCGCAATTCCTGAAACTCAATTGGCTTCTTTCCGCACCGGTGATTTAGATCATGACGGTTATCCTGATATTGTTTACATGGCGAAAACTTCTGCAAGCAACAGCAAAAATATGCTGAGAGTTTATTTGCACACCGTGGCGAATCCAACATTAACTATTCTTCCGGTAAATCCAAAAGGGTTTGAATGTTTTTCTCCAAACTCTGTTCAATTTCTAAACTGGCAGAGCAGTGTTCCATCGGGGCCGAATGCAACTGTAACAATTGAATTTTCTTCTGCAGGAAATTCCGGTCCATGGACAAATGTTGCAAGCAATCTTCCGAACAATGGCACATATCAATGGACAGTTCCCGCTGTAAGTTCATCGAATTGCTTTTTGAAATTCACAATTACAAACGGAAGCAATACGCAGACAGTTATCACAGCAAACGCTTTCGGAATCGGAACCTGCACCAATCCTCCTCCTACAGGAGTGGAGGAATCATTGAATGTAAATTCGTTTGATGTGTATCCAAATCCGATGTGCTCGCAGGGCTATGCGCACTTTCAGCTGGAAAAATCTTCAGATGTGAAAATAAACATCACGGATGTTCTTGGAAAAGAAATTTCTGTTTTAGTGAATGAAGCACTTTCCGCAGGAAGTTATAATCCGGAAATTCCTGTTGAGAATCTTGAATCGGGAATTTATTTCTGCAATATGAATGCAGGCGGAACAACTTTGGTGAAGAAAATAGTAGTTGTGAAATAA
- a CDS encoding glycine--tRNA ligase has translation MTQEELFKNIISHCKEYGFVFPSSEIYDGLGAVYDYGPYGVELKNNIREYWWKAMVQMNDNIIGIDASIFMHPTVWKASGHVDAFSDPLIDNKDSKKRYRADVLIEEHIQKIEDKIEKEIEKASKRFGEKFDEKMYRHTNPRVLEYRKKADEINARMKSAMEKNDLAEVKQIIIDCEIVCPVSGTRNWTDVRQFNLMFSTQMGSVADDSDKIYLRPETAQGIFVNFLNVQRSARMKIPFGIAQTGKAFRNEIVARQFLFRMREFEQMEMQFFVRPGEEMNWYNEWKEKRLNWHHAMGFGEKNYRFHDHLKLAHYANAACDIEFNFPFGFKEIEGIHSRTDFDLSSHEKYSGKKLQYFDSELNKSYIPYVIETSIGLDRMFLAILSVAYTEEKISTEKAAGEEGTERVVLKIPPPLAPVKVAVFPHLKKDGLPEKAMEIFNQLKRVCRCYYEEKDTIGKRYRRQDAIGTPFCITIDHDSLKDNCVTLRHRDSMKQERIPIAQVAQVVEEKVSLKNLLSV, from the coding sequence ATGACACAAGAAGAACTTTTCAAAAATATTATTTCGCACTGCAAGGAGTACGGTTTTGTTTTTCCTTCCTCTGAAATTTATGACGGGCTTGGCGCTGTGTATGATTACGGACCTTATGGAGTTGAATTGAAAAATAACATCCGCGAATACTGGTGGAAGGCAATGGTGCAGATGAACGATAATATTATAGGCATTGATGCTTCCATTTTTATGCATCCCACCGTTTGGAAAGCCAGCGGGCATGTGGATGCTTTCAGCGACCCGCTCATTGACAATAAGGATTCGAAGAAAAGATATCGTGCCGATGTTTTGATTGAAGAGCACATTCAGAAAATTGAAGACAAGATTGAAAAAGAAATCGAGAAAGCATCGAAGCGGTTCGGAGAAAAGTTTGATGAGAAGATGTACCGCCACACCAACCCGCGCGTGCTCGAGTACAGAAAAAAAGCCGATGAGATAAACGCACGGATGAAATCCGCTATGGAGAAAAATGATTTAGCGGAAGTAAAACAAATAATTATTGACTGCGAAATTGTTTGTCCTGTTTCAGGCACTCGCAACTGGACGGATGTGCGCCAGTTCAATTTAATGTTCTCCACGCAAATGGGCTCAGTGGCAGATGATTCGGATAAAATTTATCTGCGCCCTGAAACCGCGCAGGGAATTTTTGTAAACTTTTTAAATGTTCAGCGCTCGGCACGAATGAAAATTCCGTTCGGCATTGCGCAAACCGGAAAAGCATTCCGAAATGAAATTGTGGCTCGGCAATTTTTGTTCCGCATGCGCGAATTCGAACAAATGGAAATGCAATTTTTTGTCCGCCCAGGTGAAGAAATGAATTGGTATAATGAATGGAAGGAAAAAAGATTGAACTGGCATCACGCGATGGGCTTCGGAGAAAAAAATTACCGCTTCCACGATCATCTCAAACTTGCTCATTACGCGAATGCCGCCTGTGATATTGAATTTAATTTTCCGTTCGGCTTCAAAGAGATTGAAGGAATTCACTCACGCACCGATTTTGATTTATCATCGCACGAAAAATATTCCGGAAAGAAATTGCAATACTTCGATTCGGAATTAAATAAAAGTTATATTCCGTACGTAATTGAAACTTCCATCGGTCTTGACCGGATGTTTCTTGCAATTCTATCGGTTGCATACACAGAAGAAAAAATTTCTACAGAGAAAGCCGCAGGAGAAGAAGGAACCGAGCGCGTTGTTTTAAAAATTCCTCCTCCCCTTGCGCCCGTGAAAGTGGCAGTGTTTCCGCATTTAAAAAAAGACGGCCTTCCGGAAAAAGCAATGGAAATCTTTAACCAACTCAAACGAGTTTGCCGTTGTTATTACGAGGAGAAAGATACTATCGGCAAGCGCTACCGCAGGCAGGATGCCATCGGCACTCCGTTCTGCATTACCATTGACCACGATTCGCTCAAAGACAACTGCGTTACTCTCCGCCACCGCGACAGCATGAAACAGGAAAGAATTCCCATTGCTCAAGTGGCGCAGGTTGTAGAGGAGAAAGTATCCCTAAAAAACCTGCTCTCAGTATAG
- a CDS encoding Rrf2 family transcriptional regulator: protein MRTKYALKALVQLGMKQGKGYLKTRLIAKTENIPKKFLEQILLELKRAKMVNSKQGIGGGYFLVKKPKEISMADVYRLFDGAIAPVPCVSLNFYEKCNDCKSEKNCTLREQFVKIREGARVIMSRTTIQSFLDSRRK, encoded by the coding sequence ATGAGAACAAAATATGCGCTGAAAGCCCTGGTGCAGTTGGGAATGAAACAAGGCAAAGGATATTTGAAAACGCGTCTCATTGCAAAAACAGAAAACATTCCGAAAAAATTTCTCGAGCAGATTCTTCTTGAACTCAAACGCGCTAAAATGGTGAACAGCAAGCAGGGTATTGGCGGAGGATATTTTTTAGTGAAAAAGCCAAAAGAAATTTCTATGGCGGATGTGTACAGATTATTTGATGGCGCCATTGCGCCTGTACCCTGTGTTTCGCTGAACTTTTATGAGAAATGCAATGACTGCAAAAGCGAAAAAAACTGCACGCTGCGCGAACAATTTGTAAAAATCCGAGAAGGTGCGCGAGTGATTATGAGCAGGACAACCATCCAATCATTTTTGGATTCGAGAAGAAAATAA